ACAAATgccttttaatattatttattgaaGTTGCGGGTACAATCATGTGTATAggctcttttgagggagtgtcggctctgaaaagagccggtgtgttCTCGACGTTTCGAATGTACTGTCTAACATAGCCCCCTTTCGAAACCAGGGATtgggctttggattcggcttcaggctccgtcttctcgtctgaaaccctgagcgagtatacgcaaagcacgcgcaactgtcaaaacaaccgcgggggccaagctagcctgagccgaatccaaagccgatgCCGTGGTCTCGAAAAGGGCCACAGAGCGTTCAACATGATTATGTTTAAAGTGTATCAATCAACATGTCTGCCATATGAATTATATCCAGTTGGAACGGGGCGCGCAAACAAGTGTATGGCTGCTAATTGGACAATAATTGTCTGCAATAAAGCGGTTTAGAAGCTTCGGGCAGAacttcttgttgttgttctttctGTGCTATATGTTGTAATTACGCCAGTCTGGGAAGCTTCCTCCTTTaagacaataaaatattttggcCAACATGGTTTTGCTGAGGAGGAAATCTCTCAATATTGATGGAGGTAGATATAAATTAAAATAGAGAGGGGAGAATTATATCATTAACtataattatacttttgttttacgACATAAAAAAAAGGCTTGTTTGGCAAAGACGTCTCAGTCTGGTGGACTTACGTATGGTCTCGCCCTTTACTTTCCAATGCAACGTTATGCAACATTgataaaaagaaaaagtaaatATCTTTCTCTAGTTGTTTGTGTGTTGATTGATCGTTGGAAATATCCCCATGTGTCTCTTGCCTGGTAAGAAAATGTTGTAATTAAGGGTACCGGACTCATCTGgtgtttttgttcagcagagtgggttcaagtcccggtcgttACACTTGTGTCGTTGAGCATTTGTCatattgctttgtccttgggGATGGGAAAATACACCGTGGGTCACGTAAAGGATTGGTAGTACGTGAAAGAATGCAGAACACTTATCGTGGAAGGGGatagtgtttaaaggcagtggacactattggtaattactcaaaacaattattagcataaaacctttcttgattacgagtgatggggagaggttgattgtctaaaacattgtgagacacggctccctctgaagtaatgtagtttttgagagagaagtaaatttctacgaatttgatttcgatacctcagatttagaattgtgaggtcccgaaatcaagcatctgaaagcacacaacttcgtgtgacaacggtgtttttttccattattatctcgcaacttcgacgaccaattgagttcaaactttcacaggtttgttattttatgcatatgttgagatacaccaagtaagaagactggtctttgacaattaccaatagtgtccactgcctttaacctcaTTGTTCTTCACAATAGCAAGCAAGCACTCTTCGGATTTTCTTCGGCTTGCAAGCTACACTGATTATTGCTACAAACACTTATGGGGCATCCTTGGTTTCGTTACCAGAAATCTATAATAGTAACAAAACAACTTATTGTTTACAAACTTTATAAAACgtaagtgtgttttttttattcagaaaATATCGACTGGTCGACATACACTACtttaaaatcatgtttttgCCTGAACTTGGTTTTGCCTAAGGCATCGCCACGTCAGTTCACATGGATGTAGTTTTCCCACAAACTCTCCACATGGCTTGTTTTTCCCGCCATGAAGAAAAATGGTGAAAACTCGTCGGCGATTAGACTTACCAATGTTCCGTTTTCGTAAACAAGAAATTGGCTCAATTAAATGTACTGGAGGAGTACACTCGAAACTAAGCTTTAGTTGCTATGGCGCGCCTGTTGTCTATGTTGTTCAAAACATACACAGAGATGTGTCCGTCTGGGAGCAGACGACCAACCTGATTACGTCGTCAGAATGTGACAACATTTTGGCGGGAACTGCGAGAAAAGGATGTAAATGTGAAACATCCTCAGTGTCCATGCAGATTAACGTCAAAATGTCGGCTGCTAGTTGTTTTGTCACTTGGAAATTAGCTGTAGCTGTGTCTTATTTTTAACGCTGAACACCCTTTAGCCGTTGTGGTACATTTCTTTTACGTTGGGTTCGGATATCAATGAGGATGAGTGAATCTGTAAACGCAGGCAATTTTGTCAACACATATAACAACAAAGCATAACATCATCATGACGTAAAAGCAAATGTGCTGAATGTGGTTTATTGAACACACAATTGAGGTAGTCCCCAGGTAGAACGGttgaatattaaataataatcattttaatcttttaaataattgtagGTAGTTTTGATTAACACTTATAGGATTACATTTATAATAATACTTTTTACAAAACGCCAGCTATACAACAGCGgtcagaaacaaataaatatgtgTACTAATTGTATTGTAAATGTAATAAGAgcgtttaaagacattggacactattggtaattgtctgagaccagtcttctcacttggtgtatctcgacatatgcacaaaataacatacctgtgaaagtttgagctcaattggtcgtcgaagttgcgagataataatgaaagaaaaaacacccctgtcacacgaagttgtgtgctttcagatttttggtttcgagaccacaaatttaaaatctgaggtttcaacataaaattcgtggaaaatcactttttttctcgaaaaccacgtcacttcagagggatccttttctcacaatgtgttatactatcaacagctcctcattacttgttaatgttaccaattaaggtgttaagctaatacttattttgagtaattaccaatagtgtccacttcctttaagacAATTACCTCAGTACTGTTAGTGAATGAGGAAAACAACAATGTCCCATTAACATAACAACAATAATCAATGCCCaaatttatagagctgctttaatcACAAGAAAAATTACCTCAACATAAAACAATGCTGTATTTCAAAGAAGGAGGTTACCTGCCAAAGTACGATCAGTGTATAGTGTCGATGACTGGTCGCCTGCTCAACTATCATCAgcagattttatattttattttattttattgttttgtttgaaagATTCCAGAGGCCAGCTTTATAAAGCTgctttaaatacatgtaaacaatATGTGAACTTATTTAAAGggttggggtactttttgtactacACAAACCACGAACGTCAACAGATTGAGCTTAAAATCCACGCGGTTGAAAGATACTAATGTAAGATGGCCTCCCTTAAAATTgtacttgctgagatgctgtagttttgagaaatgagttaacaatttcacgaaaattattttagcatgaacAACGGATTTACGCGACACTCCGAGAAGCATTGCTCAGTGTTTTctgctctttttttttctttcaaaaacttgacgactgaTGAAGCTGCAACTTCTACAGGTTAATTgttttacatacatcttcattgaCAGTGAGTAGGgcttcatgtcatggccaacaTGATGTACAATAACTATACGTATCAAAAGCTTTTAAGCAACCAATTTGAACGTAAGTAATTATGTGCGTAAACAGACACAGCCACAACCGCCATTTTGGTACACAGCCTTTTTAACCTCCTCAATATACAAATGCCGTTTACTATTTGATTATTTGTACATTTTGCACTGCGAATAGCATAAACGGGTTAATGAGACGTGGTTAGGGAAAGCTATATATATGTATGCATTTTTTGTAAAGTTAAAGCAGCTGAGGTAAAACGGAACACATTGAAGCAGTAAACACTCGAAATAAGGTTGTCCTCTTTACAATTTACGTTGGCTTATACATTTGTAACGATTGTTAAACTGGTTTAAAGGTCGCGCGATACTATTAAATCACTTGGCAGCCATGTTGCCACGCTTCCTGCAATGGCTGCCGTGTTGTCACGAACTGAGCCTTGTCATGCTACATAAACGCGTTCACCATTCACAGCTTCTTCTAAGTAAAGCCCAGGGAGCCATTTCAAACAATGGCTTGACTAAACTTGACCCGACCCTGTTCAAGTCTCTTAAGACTTCACAAGTCTAGCTTACTGGTATTCAGTGGCTTGTCGATGAGCAAACTGATAGCAATGGGGAAGAACTGTCTATATGCGGGGATGGTATCAATCAATACAAAGCCCACCTGAGGCGCTCGGTGGTGTGTACTAGCTATTGAACACACGCGCTGGTAGGTAGATGGAAAACATTCTTTATAGTCAATATTAGTCAGAGCTCTAACGTGGCTCCTGGCTAGCCCTGAGCCCTCGGTCAAATATCATTATGATTACACGTCAACAGTGCGGCTATAGGGGTTTGATGTTGCCTGACTCTCAGTCAAAATATCAGTAGAATAAACGTCAACAGTGCGGCTATGGTAGGGGGTTGTTGCAGCCTGACTCTCTGTCAAGTACCAATTGATTAGACGTCAACAGTGCGGCTATGGTAGGGGTTTGCTGTAATAGTCTGTTTGAAAACCAGTACGCGGATACACTTCTTATTTTAGGGGTTTTCAATTTCCTCGTTCCCAATCACGTCGCCCCCGTCAGCCTCTGGTGCTGGTATTTGTGGTGTGACAGGGTCCAACGTACCGTCGATCTGTTGGGTTGTGTTGAACATGCTGCTCTCCGTCGTAGTGGCGTTTTCGTCATCTCTCCCTTGACTATTGTACATGCTCGAGCGCAGGTTGTCGAGAATCTGTCGACTACTTGGAGTGAAGTCGATCTGACTGTAGCCTGAGTCGAACATGGAGTAACCTGACCCATCATCTGGGGTGTACAACGGTTGTCCGTCTgtataaaaacataattaacaGTAGAACGTAATCGTACAAATCTCCTCTAAATTAGGTTCTCGCACtgttggcaattactcaaaataataattattagcaatggagagctgttgataatacaatttatttttgagaaacggtttcctctgaagtaaagtttttgagaaagaggtaatttctcactcaaataatcatcaaagacttcaggcctgaaacattttattatgaacctaaaagcacacacatttttgcaacaagggtgtttgtttctttcattattctcttgcaactttgatgaccaactgggtcaaaatgttcacagaattgttatatatgcatgttgggatacgaATACTGCcctgctggtctttgacaattaccaaacgtgtcctgtgcctttTTAAAGGCATGTGCATGGTTGGTAAATACCAATCATGCATATTACAAGTAGTCCGAATTTATCAGAACATCCGCAACGAGACTCTAACCATCAAAATGCAAACGAGAAAAGTCGGGCCGTGTCAGGGTAATTAAACCTGCTTTAATGTGATGGCGAGATTCCTTGAGTACAAGGCTAATTGACTATTTTAAGGTTTAAGGGTCACACTTTGACCTCCTTTCATTACTTCCTTTTAGGAAGACTGTGAGGGGATGTCCTGCccttaaattcaaatttaactGCGACGCTGTCAaaccattttgtttgattgtgttATTATCGGATGAGATGTTGGcctcttaaagacaatggacactattggtaatttgtcaaggaccagtcttctaacttggtatatgtcaacatatgcctaaaataacaaacctgtgaaaatttgagctcaattggtcatcgaagttgcgagataataatgaaagaaaaaacacgcttgtcatacgatattgtgtgctttcagatacttgatttaaaggaacacgttgccttggatcggacgagttggtcaaaacaaaagcgtttgtaaccgttttttataaaatgcatatggttggaaagatgttttaaaagtagaatacaatgatacacacaagtttgccttgaaattgcgtggttttccttctactgtgcgaactaacatggtcggccatttatgggagtcaaaattttgacccccataaatggccgacgtgttagtcgacgaggtaaaaggaaaaccacgcaatttcgaggcatgtttgtgtggatcattgtattctacttttacaacatctttctacccatatgcattttataaaaaacggttacaaacgcttttaaaagaccaactcgaccgatccaaggcaacgtgttcctttaagttctaaatctgaggtctcgaaatcaaagtcatggaaaattacttttgtttctcaaaaactacgtcacttcagagggaggcgtcgtcaccaagtaaggttttatggcaataaatattttgagtaattactaacagTGTCCATCGCCTTTAAGGGTGGAGCTTCGTGTCATCAACGAAAGTGTACGATCTAtatgtatagcgccctcttttgttacTGGCGTTTGGGTGCTATATCTGCCCTTCTTAAACACAAGCATCTGATGTCACCCTTCCGAGTGTCGTAAATAGGTTGGTGTCTGTCCCCCGGAGACTCTGTCCAGCATTATTGAAAATTTAAATAGGGTGGAGGAGGAGACTTaagaagagggcgctatcagaaaagGTATGTACCGCACAGTTTGCCTCGAttggaggggtgggggggggggctgggggaGCAAAGCTACAACCCAAATCTCAAGTAATGCAACTCATTATTTCTATACCTACATTCATCGCACACTCCCCACGCTAACACCTCCGCGTACTCGTGCGTCTGGCATATATGCTCCTGCATCTCACACCAGCTCTGGTACGTTTTGCCGTCTGAGGCACACAGTGGAACCTCGTCCGGCCAGCCATTACAGTCGTAGTTACACAAGATGCAGCGAGATGTGTTGGCTGGGTGATCCCAATAGCACTCCTTCCGATTCACACAACTTGTGCTGTTGCAAGACGTCAAAGCTAATGAGagtataaattttaaaaaaaatatgaaggGAAGCTGAAGTTTTTCAAATTCATCACTCGCAGGATTATTATCGTGGTGCGCtgccatcttgcttttctacCATTTAGTCCAAAATTAGACTGGAAGGAAAAGCAGCCAGGTACCTTAATTTGATGTACAGAACACCAGACAAAATGGCTACTCATGATAAAAGTATATAacacattttttatatatattttttttatagatccTTTGGTTCCGATCTTCTTGCTCTAAGTGTGTTGATAACACGCAATACTTGCACACAGTCCAATCGTAGATCATTAAAACCCACGTTGTTTCTACATGACCAACTGCTGTTTCATGGCTTCATCTCTTACCTTCACATTTTCCCGTGTGTGATACAGGGACGATGGCCCCCCTGGAACAAGAAGTCCGCCTGAGTTGACACAGCGTCTCATACGTCACGCCGTCAGCACCGCACACGAAGGCGTCCCTAAACGGGCCTGGACAACTGATGGCGCTAGACGACACACAGTGCGGTCTGCCGTGCTGATCCTCCACGCAACATTTGTGGGTGCCCAGGCAAGCTACGCTGTCGCATGAATCTACAAGGTACGTGGACAAAGTTGgttaaagcccctttcacacggtagcaatttagcaaggatcccttgctaaattgaatCTACACGGACAAAGTTGTTCAacgcccctttcacacgagagcaatttagcaacgATCCCTTGCTAAAATTGTATCAAGGTTGTCACATTTTACTAagtgtacctcatgtgaaaggacaaccaTTTTgactactgtccaagttctcttgcaaaatcttgtcaaacattgctacatttttacaaccatgccaaacttaagcaagggaccccagtgtAATT
This genomic stretch from Asterias amurensis chromosome 9, ASM3211899v1 harbors:
- the LOC139941502 gene encoding follistatin-like, with translation MKTLQRIVVAVMPCVAVAFALLVLSLPVHGLSCWGLRENGSGTCELLIQENVTMEECCSHNGESISFSTLENLGPGEVFWYKTLYGGVPNCNLCEKTCKQTQCKDGRKCVIKGGRPRCVCKPDCAQSENSTSHRGPVCATNGKEYKSMCAFLKMKCRQQDQYLELDVAYNGPCQNSCDSVACLGTHKCCVEDQHGRPHCVSSSAISCPGPFRDAFVCGADGVTYETLCQLRRTSCSRGAIVPVSHTGKCEALTSCNSTSCVNRKECYWDHPANTSRCILCNYDCNGWPDEVPLCASDGKTYQSWCEMQEHICQTHEYAEVLAWGVCDEYGQPLYTPDDGSGYSMFDSGYSQIDFTPSSRQILDNLRSSMYNSQGRDDENATTTESSMFNTTQQIDGTLDPVTPQIPAPEADGGDVIGNEEIENP